From the genome of Candidatus Liberimonas magnetica, one region includes:
- a CDS encoding carboxypeptidase regulatory-like domain-containing protein, whose product MTKKNIVLNLLRFSLLLYFISYPITALAGWQTVTIDSGTSNWGGNNYSLKLDSNGNPQISYFRDGYVKHAKWNGTTWSLSTIDSTGYYGSKISMDLDSSNNPHIVYTYTSGTTVSYLKYAEWTGTAWSTSTIDSLGYTGKNASIEIDASSNLNVIYKRTDTGEIKYAKWSGSSWTIQSIAVSTTSAYISFGLDKNNYPNISYFSYPSGGLKNLKWSGTSWITLTVDTNTSAGYCDSLTVDSNGNPHIAYYAWLDKLKYAKWDSTSWNTQLVSYPGGTDVNDMEIKTDSANNPHITYVNRNDSNIYYAKWTGTSWDIKTIGSMGSYAGGFGGHPSIALDSSNNPRICYIYFDTNQSPMYSEVRYAKYTPDIYYYIKGYVKDIGGNAISGVNIDLSGDSAGSYTTTASGYYEFLNLLKAGNYTITPSKTDYSFSSINNTYANLSANQDNQNFTGTLITYYIKGYVKDTNGQVISGVTVALTGDSSQQYITSSSGYYEFTGLLSGSYTVTPTKTNYTFSPAYNTYTLTSNQTNQSFSGDLVPLISVSVSNLDFGEPKVGESKTLSFTITNTGGGTLSGTITSDKDWLTVSPASFSASTTTVTAAVNTSGLTGKNYTGIITITSNGGNKTVTVSVTPTCVIVYPNPYRISKGAPLNFWGTGVPFCEIDIYTLTGNLVKTIRETSGNDKVSWSAENDSNEKIVPGIYLYKTKNFRENNIGKFTVTK is encoded by the coding sequence ATGACAAAAAAAAATATTGTTTTAAATTTGTTGAGATTTTCTTTATTGTTATATTTTATTAGTTACCCAATAACTGCCCTTGCCGGATGGCAAACAGTGACGATCGATTCAGGAACAAGCAATTGGGGTGGAAACAACTATTCGCTTAAACTCGATTCAAACGGTAATCCGCAAATATCCTATTTTCGCGACGGGTATGTTAAACATGCTAAGTGGAACGGTACAACATGGTCACTCAGTACAATAGACTCAACGGGATACTATGGCTCAAAAATATCTATGGATTTGGATTCGAGTAATAATCCACATATAGTTTACACATACACATCAGGAACAACCGTTTCCTATCTAAAGTATGCCGAATGGACAGGTACTGCGTGGAGCACAAGCACTATAGATTCCCTTGGTTATACAGGTAAAAACGCAAGCATAGAAATTGACGCATCTAGTAACCTGAACGTGATTTACAAAAGGACAGACACAGGTGAAATAAAGTATGCCAAGTGGAGCGGTTCCTCATGGACTATTCAGTCAATTGCAGTTTCAACAACAAGTGCATATATATCGTTTGGTCTGGATAAAAACAATTACCCGAATATATCATATTTTTCTTATCCTAGCGGTGGCTTAAAGAATTTAAAATGGTCAGGGACAAGCTGGATAACGTTGACAGTTGACACAAATACAAGCGCTGGATACTGTGATTCATTAACGGTTGATTCTAACGGTAACCCACATATAGCTTATTATGCATGGCTGGACAAACTAAAATACGCCAAATGGGACAGTACTTCATGGAATACCCAGTTAGTATCATATCCAGGTGGGACAGATGTAAACGATATGGAGATAAAAACTGATTCAGCCAATAATCCTCACATAACCTATGTAAACAGAAATGATAGTAATATATACTACGCGAAATGGACAGGTACTTCATGGGACATTAAGACTATAGGCAGCATGGGAAGCTATGCTGGCGGCTTTGGCGGGCATCCAAGTATAGCGTTAGATTCGTCTAACAATCCACGCATATGCTATATTTATTTCGATACAAACCAATCGCCGATGTACAGCGAAGTAAGGTATGCGAAATATACACCTGATATTTATTATTATATAAAAGGCTATGTCAAAGATATCGGCGGAAACGCGATATCTGGCGTAAATATTGACCTATCAGGTGATAGTGCAGGCAGTTATACCACAACAGCTTCAGGTTACTACGAGTTCCTAAACCTTCTAAAGGCCGGAAACTATACAATAACACCGTCCAAAACCGATTATTCATTCAGTTCAATAAATAATACTTATGCAAATCTTAGTGCAAACCAAGACAACCAGAACTTTACCGGAACTCTTATTACTTATTACATAAAAGGGTATGTTAAAGATACTAATGGTCAAGTCATAAGCGGTGTGACGGTAGCTTTAACCGGTGATAGTTCACAGCAATACATAACCTCAAGTTCAGGCTATTACGAATTTACAGGGCTATTGTCCGGTTCCTATACCGTTACTCCAACAAAGACAAATTACACTTTTTCGCCCGCTTATAATACTTATACGCTCACATCAAACCAGACTAACCAGAGTTTCTCAGGCGACCTTGTGCCGTTAATCTCGGTAAGCGTTTCAAACCTTGATTTTGGCGAGCCCAAGGTAGGCGAATCAAAGACGTTATCGTTTACAATAACCAACACAGGCGGCGGAACTTTAAGCGGGACAATAACCAGCGACAAAGACTGGCTTACAGTTTCCCCTGCAAGTTTTAGCGCAAGCACAACAACAGTGACCGCTGCCGTAAACACATCCGGACTTACAGGTAAAAATTATACAGGTATAATAACTATAACATCAAACGGCGGCAATAAAACAGTAACTGTAAGTGTTACACCTACCTGCGTGATAGTATACCCTAACCCGTATAGGATATCCAAAGGTGCACCGTTAAACTTTTGGGGTACAGGTGTGCCTTTTTGCGAGATAGATATCTATACGCTTACTGGCAATCTTGTCAAAACAATCAGAGAAACAAGCGGCAATGACAAAGTATCTTGGTCTGCTGAAAATGACAGCAACGAAAAAATAGTTCCTGGGATCTATCTTTACAAAACTAAAAATTTTAGGGAAAACAATATCGGCAAATTTACGGTAACAAAATAA
- a CDS encoding PorV/PorQ family protein, which yields MKNFILMTLMFLCLLSLVEKNVFADSSGSVGGELLKLDLGERAIGMGGAFCAVSDNVTAIHWNPAGLAQLNLREISLTQYDYVLDMPVKYLGFAYPLNKNHGVLGVQFVQLTSDDIYRDDNASLLGKFTDEKTAVTLSYSLVINDVLLFGINLNTLYSRYDTYETSGAGVDMGLLYKTPVKNLKLGVVVKNIDASIKFTDDLETIPLNLTLGASYALLDKKLILALDTDIFKDAGSKLHLGCEYNYAPVKKWDMQLSLRVGYQNSLNSGNSALMSGVNTGFGIRYKNYSIDYVSLPYNDFGTVARTSLSVRF from the coding sequence ATGAAAAATTTTATCTTGATGACACTTATGTTCTTATGTTTATTATCTTTAGTTGAAAAAAATGTATTTGCAGACAGTTCTGGAAGCGTTGGCGGTGAACTGTTGAAACTAGATTTAGGCGAACGTGCAATAGGTATGGGCGGCGCATTTTGCGCTGTTTCGGATAATGTTACCGCCATACACTGGAACCCTGCCGGTTTAGCTCAACTGAATCTAAGAGAAATATCGTTAACTCAATACGATTATGTGTTAGATATGCCTGTCAAATATTTGGGGTTTGCGTATCCTTTAAACAAAAATCACGGTGTTTTAGGTGTACAGTTTGTACAGCTTACTTCTGACGATATTTATAGGGACGATAATGCTTCTTTACTAGGTAAATTTACGGATGAGAAAACTGCTGTTACATTGAGTTACTCGCTTGTTATAAATGATGTGTTGTTATTCGGAATAAATCTGAACACATTATATTCAAGATATGACACATATGAAACAAGCGGCGCGGGTGTTGATATGGGATTGTTGTACAAAACACCGGTCAAAAATCTTAAACTGGGTGTTGTTGTTAAGAATATTGATGCAAGCATAAAGTTTACAGATGATCTGGAAACAATTCCTCTCAACCTGACACTCGGGGCATCTTATGCTTTGCTTGACAAAAAACTGATACTTGCGCTTGATACGGACATCTTTAAAGATGCAGGTTCAAAGTTGCATCTTGGCTGTGAGTACAACTATGCGCCTGTCAAGAAATGGGATATGCAACTCTCTTTACGGGTCGGGTACCAAAACTCACTTAATTCCGGAAACAGTGCTCTGATGTCAGGTGTAAATACCGGGTTTGGTATAAGATACAAGAACTACAGTATTGACTATGTTTCGTTACCATATAATGATTTTGGTACAGTTGCAAGAACATCTTTAAGCGTAAGATTTTAA
- a CDS encoding site-specific integrase: MLNNYPKFEKGRQGGSPIEFFYNSLPKKEQDIISQYLKYRTARAKYGSMTAETLADIKRYVLHIRYVTEKPFSKLTLNDIINFLVLLNNSYMGDYARNNIKINLRNFLKWHFKDWSARFNNLEDIRLISKPANKNKMSSADMLTEIDIENILKHESRLFYKTFFLVQFEAGLRTIETRLLKWADLKLSIDGDISEVNIYATKTKRSRPVFVKKATGYLHLLKQEQERLGTIGVYVFHSKGDINKPIDKSTISLWMRGLSDKVGRNMWNYLLRHSRATMLYKLAREGKISKDTAADFMGHSKDMSQAYEHLDEETLKAILKNQIYQTEELPPDKKTELEEKVNSLTDQFNNLKDFQDISLDFIKTMLIELDKQGVRMNDPAKGIELKKKWAKMNEKIESTKINIKKKNQS, from the coding sequence ATGCTAAATAATTATCCGAAGTTCGAGAAAGGCAGACAAGGGGGCTCGCCGATTGAATTCTTTTATAATTCCCTACCTAAGAAAGAGCAGGATATTATTAGCCAGTATTTAAAATATAGAACGGCTAGAGCCAAGTATGGTTCTATGACTGCCGAGACTTTGGCAGACATCAAGCGCTATGTATTACATATCCGATATGTTACAGAAAAGCCTTTTTCAAAACTAACCTTAAATGACATTATTAACTTCCTGGTTTTGCTTAACAATTCCTATATGGGTGATTATGCGCGCAATAACATTAAGATAAACTTAAGAAATTTTCTTAAATGGCATTTTAAGGATTGGTCAGCTCGATTCAATAACTTAGAAGATATCAGGCTAATCTCAAAACCTGCTAATAAAAATAAGATGTCTTCCGCAGATATGCTTACCGAAATAGATATTGAGAATATTCTAAAACATGAAAGTAGGCTATTCTATAAGACATTCTTCTTGGTTCAATTTGAAGCTGGACTAAGGACCATTGAGACAAGGCTGTTGAAGTGGGCAGACTTAAAGCTGAGCATAGATGGAGACATTTCAGAGGTTAATATTTATGCCACAAAGACAAAAAGGTCTCGGCCTGTGTTTGTAAAGAAAGCTACTGGCTATTTGCATCTGTTAAAACAAGAACAAGAAAGGCTTGGAACTATTGGTGTTTATGTTTTCCATAGTAAGGGGGATATAAACAAACCAATCGATAAATCTACTATTAGCTTGTGGATGCGTGGGCTGTCTGATAAGGTTGGACGTAATATGTGGAACTATCTCCTGAGACATAGCAGAGCCACGATGTTATACAAGCTGGCACGTGAAGGTAAGATAAGCAAGGACACGGCTGCTGACTTCATGGGTCACTCTAAGGACATGAGCCAGGCCTATGAACACTTAGATGAAGAAACCTTGAAAGCGATTTTAAAAAACCAAATCTACCAGACTGAAGAACTGCCCCCTGATAAAAAGACTGAATTGGAAGAAAAAGTAAATAGCCTAACTGACCAGTTCAATAACCTAAAGGATTTTCAGGACATTTCTTTAGATTTTATTAAGACTATGTTAATAGAACTAGATAAACAAGGGGTGCGAATGAACGATCCTGCTAAAGGAATAGAGCTAAAAAAGAAATGGGCAAAAATGAACGAAAAAATAGAATCAACCAAGATAAATATAAAAAAGAAGAATCAAAGCTAA
- a CDS encoding ATP-binding protein has protein sequence MNNNNLTPEEICKRLKPVLGWKADILWKTYLTSGWKDRKELEEIFQVLYFKHLQTDIGKENILLVPPDKESAKGTFPIGNVLYNGKEVCPVGLNEQDFVKQIGIFSITGEGKTNLAMILALNLLKNKTPFIVIDWKRSYRNLLSLSDKFPELKDVQVFTVGRMTAPFYWNPFRPPPNVHWKTWLAIITEALERSHLAGMGVADFFMKIYEKKFKEAGFTIGQGDKYPNFFDGLKELEKTNAFARELLWKQSTARVLKSFTFGPHAVCFNVRHPIKLEELLEKPVIIELDQEMPKPLRTFFTEIILRWIHLYRLSQRESDKLRHVLFIEEIHNLFPKNKIEMESLSSLENVYREIRGFGEGLVSITQHTSLLPIYILGNCHTQITLGLQHGDDIYASKKSLFLENGQEIYLDKLKVGEGILKIKNRIDPCHVKFPLVPIQKGVITDEIIKERMKGHFASTSPVNKNFSEFEGISPCHDTIPPVSQKIEIPLVYNKFLADVYEMPTSNIIERYNRLELNVREGNKTKDRLIEKGLVESGKITTAKGMIKALQLTNKGIAHLNETGYDAKFSNEGIEHRYWKNKIAEYYSKQGYKVKIEEPVNGNADIIIEKQNENIAIEIETEPRRAVYNVMKCLKHNCTCVISVATNEATELKIKEELKKAGIINTKKVIATSVGNYA, from the coding sequence ATGAATAACAATAACCTCACACCGGAAGAGATTTGCAAGAGGCTCAAGCCCGTACTAGGCTGGAAAGCAGACATTTTATGGAAAACTTACCTCACGAGTGGCTGGAAAGATAGAAAAGAGCTTGAGGAAATATTTCAGGTTCTATATTTCAAGCATCTGCAAACAGACATTGGAAAGGAAAACATTCTACTTGTTCCGCCTGACAAAGAATCTGCAAAGGGAACATTCCCCATCGGGAACGTCTTGTATAACGGAAAAGAAGTCTGTCCGGTTGGACTAAATGAGCAGGACTTTGTAAAACAGATAGGCATATTCTCAATAACAGGCGAGGGTAAGACAAATCTGGCCATGATTCTCGCCCTTAACCTGCTAAAGAACAAAACCCCCTTTATAGTAATTGACTGGAAAAGAAGCTACCGTAATTTGTTAAGTCTTTCAGACAAATTTCCTGAATTAAAGGATGTACAAGTATTCACAGTAGGAAGAATGACAGCGCCTTTTTACTGGAACCCTTTCAGGCCGCCGCCAAATGTTCATTGGAAAACATGGCTTGCAATAATAACAGAAGCCCTTGAAAGATCGCACCTTGCCGGTATGGGAGTCGCAGACTTCTTCATGAAGATTTATGAAAAGAAATTCAAAGAAGCAGGTTTTACCATAGGACAGGGCGACAAATACCCTAACTTCTTTGACGGCTTGAAGGAACTTGAAAAGACAAATGCTTTCGCAAGAGAGCTGCTCTGGAAGCAGTCCACAGCAAGGGTATTAAAGAGCTTCACCTTCGGGCCTCATGCAGTATGCTTTAATGTAAGGCATCCTATAAAGCTTGAAGAGTTACTTGAAAAACCCGTCATAATAGAACTTGACCAGGAAATGCCAAAACCCTTGAGAACTTTCTTTACTGAAATAATTTTGAGATGGATCCACTTATACAGGCTCTCGCAAAGAGAAAGCGATAAATTAAGGCACGTCCTGTTCATTGAGGAAATTCATAATCTTTTCCCTAAAAACAAAATAGAAATGGAATCTTTAAGTTCATTGGAAAACGTATATCGAGAGATAAGAGGATTCGGGGAAGGATTGGTAAGCATAACACAGCATACAAGCCTTCTGCCTATATACATTCTCGGCAACTGCCACACACAGATTACTTTAGGCTTGCAGCACGGCGATGACATTTACGCTTCAAAGAAATCATTGTTCCTTGAAAACGGGCAGGAAATCTATCTTGATAAGCTGAAAGTCGGCGAAGGAATACTAAAAATAAAAAACAGGATTGATCCCTGCCATGTAAAATTCCCATTGGTTCCTATCCAAAAAGGGGTAATAACAGATGAAATAATTAAAGAAAGAATGAAGGGGCATTTCGCCTCTACCAGCCCTGTAAACAAGAATTTCAGCGAATTTGAGGGTATTTCACCATGTCATGATACTATACCCCCTGTTTCGCAAAAAATTGAAATACCCCTTGTTTACAATAAATTCCTGGCAGATGTGTATGAAATGCCGACTTCTAACATAATTGAAAGATACAACCGGCTTGAATTGAATGTAAGGGAAGGAAACAAGACAAAGGATAGGCTGATTGAAAAGGGTCTGGTAGAATCAGGAAAGATAACAACTGCAAAAGGAATGATTAAGGCATTACAGCTCACAAACAAGGGAATAGCACACCTGAATGAAACAGGATATGATGCTAAATTCTCAAACGAAGGCATAGAACATCGCTACTGGAAAAACAAAATAGCCGAATACTATTCAAAACAAGGATACAAGGTTAAGATTGAAGAACCCGTAAATGGAAATGCCGATATAATCATAGAAAAACAGAATGAGAATATTGCCATAGAAATTGAGACAGAACCCAGGAGAGCAGTTTACAATGTAATGAAGTGCCTGAAACACAACTGCACCTGCGTAATTTCTGTCGCCACAAACGAAGCCACAGAACTCAAAATCAAGGAAGAGCTTAAAAAGGCAGGCATAATTAACACAAAAAAAGTGATAGCCACCAGCGTCGGCAATTATGCGTAG
- a CDS encoding DUF1931 domain-containing protein codes for MWPCLLMSMKKIVVVESRIRDLIEGVSLSSDFIPALSLRVETLVKEAKRRAESNGRKTLQSKDL; via the coding sequence ATGTGGCCCTGCCTGCTTATGTCAATGAAAAAGATAGTTGTAGTTGAAAGCAGGATAAGGGATTTGATTGAAGGTGTGAGCCTGTCCTCTGATTTTATCCCTGCCTTGAGTTTAAGGGTTGAAACTTTAGTCAAAGAAGCAAAAAGGAGAGCTGAATCAAATGGAAGAAAGACATTGCAATCAAAAGACCTGTAA
- a CDS encoding N-6 DNA methylase, whose amino-acid sequence MQTAKQMDNDLKSTGRQSNKNLSFRLYGKSKHQQYYTPNELADCICKMLLPAFDVENIGYLSVLDPTCGSGRLLLPWKNVKAQVLGIELDKEIAVVAKRLIGKENVRTGDLLDYASLLNGFNLAVSNPPYGIRWDVKDKSVSFEATSYGESIESQSATIEIITQALGYNGILAAIIPATTFTNAKDSGLRKHLYSNYDVLLKATLKNVFKAEYNIDVVVDLVIAQKSYVRDEKEKADYEKLEIDIIKDFGWQNTLISAMKKIIEDKKIEVMSSKSGHVPFLNMLEPVETENKANITCRGISGNVSTIALLNFINKTVEDYNVIQGVQTGIVDAYLSSANLIKRGIKPAMEMLKHLGFNAEAKKEDIDRLERLKEKYEFLSMPIYKPKSHQLLAYFYDKEYEAKETVKDKENRVLFKEGKKYHLHPSWVRRKELAKLDNVYDEQSKKNFTIKTEIDRGYLSINVISEQGQKTFREIDLEDIKTFIKVFPLPDVEDVNDKYPKLVESYRKRIESEFPFLFDYQKEDLARLALKNFGYVGYEMGGGKTVTSVCWAKLRNYKHVLIVCQSGLVDNWLNELNKFGFKVQKLTTHSSVDKLKEQKRADQKTGETIYYITSYEFLSLESGKRYDPWDCIEYDKDGNIRRKSTDNKSEKCPLCHRSFSDAIKECPKCKEHEKWTGNVCLKCGYVAYTYTSERKSYPAYKRIRKMFDAVIVDEAQMAKTKNSLRGRAVRALKPKGKLILTGTLMKGYITDIYWNVGWLLGFGNPLFPYNYVGGSKYFLNEFGTFEFVTKQFEDTLSEGRARLIPEVSNLNRFWRIIASFAVRRLKDEMIELPKKNKNILLLPMHQEHADVYNQFQEWATKTIKKAMNMAERNGGEVNMGVISSALWKLRFAATVPNARDYLCDGKGPDAVLSNGSWNKVNKIVELAEQIKQRNEKVIIFSALRPMVSAICKKLRDKGIEFIPILSNHKSSQRFAKIEEFSANGHTAIVTGLNVLNRGFTITAANNVIISDIEYTPESTLQAEDRAHRTGQQKEVNVYYLFSKGSIDELMFELVSKKQAAISNAIDGKAAYSNLAELLEGMKGNIQMEVAKRITVNKPVEAEKNVIPVALTITTDYKEPANNLWNELYKAQLEMLKNKRAEKRKKVLEHLAQPTLFDQMNS is encoded by the coding sequence ATGCAGACAGCAAAACAGATGGACAATGATTTAAAGTCAACTGGCAGGCAGTCAAACAAAAACCTTAGTTTCAGGTTATACGGTAAAAGCAAACATCAGCAGTATTATACTCCGAACGAATTAGCGGACTGTATCTGTAAGATGCTGCTACCGGCGTTTGACGTAGAAAACATAGGATACCTTTCCGTGCTTGATCCGACCTGCGGTTCAGGGAGATTATTACTTCCCTGGAAGAATGTAAAAGCGCAGGTTTTAGGGATTGAACTGGACAAGGAGATAGCAGTAGTAGCAAAACGGCTTATTGGCAAAGAAAACGTAAGAACAGGGGATTTGCTTGATTACGCCTCTTTACTGAACGGGTTTAACCTTGCCGTATCAAACCCGCCTTATGGCATAAGATGGGACGTTAAGGATAAAAGCGTCAGCTTTGAGGCAACGTCTTACGGCGAGTCAATTGAAAGCCAGTCAGCAACAATAGAGATAATCACGCAGGCGCTTGGCTATAACGGGATTCTTGCAGCGATAATCCCTGCAACTACGTTTACAAACGCAAAAGATAGCGGGTTAAGGAAACACTTGTATTCAAACTATGACGTTCTGTTAAAAGCAACTCTGAAGAACGTATTTAAGGCAGAGTACAACATAGACGTTGTTGTTGATTTGGTAATCGCGCAAAAGAGCTATGTCCGTGATGAAAAAGAAAAAGCGGATTACGAAAAGCTTGAGATTGACATAATAAAAGATTTCGGCTGGCAGAATACTCTGATTTCCGCAATGAAAAAGATAATTGAAGATAAGAAAATTGAAGTTATGTCTTCCAAAAGCGGCCACGTTCCGTTCCTGAATATGTTAGAGCCAGTTGAAACTGAAAACAAGGCAAACATAACGTGCAGGGGCATATCAGGAAATGTATCTACAATAGCGTTGCTTAATTTTATCAATAAAACGGTAGAGGATTACAACGTAATTCAGGGAGTGCAGACAGGAATAGTTGATGCCTACCTGTCATCGGCTAACCTTATTAAACGAGGAATAAAGCCTGCAATGGAAATGCTGAAACATCTCGGCTTTAACGCTGAGGCAAAGAAAGAGGATATAGACCGTCTTGAGCGGTTAAAGGAAAAGTATGAGTTTCTTTCAATGCCAATCTATAAGCCAAAGAGCCATCAGTTGCTTGCGTATTTTTATGACAAGGAGTACGAAGCTAAAGAAACAGTAAAAGATAAGGAAAATAGAGTGCTTTTTAAGGAAGGCAAAAAATATCATCTTCACCCAAGCTGGGTAAGGAGAAAAGAATTAGCCAAGTTAGATAACGTGTATGATGAGCAGTCAAAAAAGAACTTTACAATAAAGACAGAGATTGATAGGGGTTATCTTTCAATAAATGTCATAAGCGAGCAGGGTCAGAAAACATTCCGGGAGATAGACCTTGAGGACATAAAGACGTTTATTAAGGTGTTTCCTCTGCCGGATGTTGAGGACGTAAATGACAAATATCCAAAACTTGTTGAAAGTTATAGAAAAAGAATTGAATCGGAGTTTCCGTTTCTTTTTGACTATCAAAAAGAGGATTTAGCAAGGCTGGCTCTGAAGAATTTCGGTTATGTTGGCTATGAGATGGGCGGGGGCAAGACAGTAACATCTGTGTGCTGGGCAAAGTTAAGGAATTATAAGCATGTGCTTATTGTGTGCCAGTCAGGGCTTGTAGATAATTGGCTTAATGAACTGAACAAATTTGGTTTTAAGGTACAAAAGCTTACTACCCACAGCTCTGTTGACAAATTAAAGGAACAGAAGAGAGCAGACCAAAAAACAGGTGAAACTATTTATTACATAACAAGTTATGAGTTTCTGTCTTTGGAATCCGGCAAGAGATACGATCCCTGGGACTGCATAGAGTATGACAAGGACGGCAACATAAGAAGAAAATCTACGGATAATAAATCAGAGAAATGCCCTTTATGCCACAGAAGTTTTTCGGATGCGATAAAGGAATGTCCTAAATGTAAAGAGCATGAAAAATGGACGGGCAATGTATGCCTTAAATGCGGTTATGTTGCATATACCTACACTTCTGAAAGAAAATCATATCCTGCATACAAGCGAATCAGAAAAATGTTTGATGCCGTTATTGTTGATGAAGCGCAGATGGCTAAGACAAAGAATTCGCTTAGAGGCAGAGCGGTAAGGGCATTAAAACCAAAAGGGAAGCTGATATTAACAGGCACTTTGATGAAAGGGTACATAACCGACATTTACTGGAATGTTGGCTGGCTGCTTGGCTTTGGGAATCCCTTGTTTCCGTACAATTACGTTGGCGGCTCAAAATACTTTCTTAATGAGTTCGGAACTTTTGAGTTTGTGACAAAGCAGTTTGAAGATACGTTAAGCGAGGGCAGGGCAAGGTTGATCCCTGAAGTATCAAACTTAAACAGGTTTTGGCGTATTATTGCCTCTTTTGCGGTAAGAAGATTAAAAGATGAGATGATAGAACTGCCGAAAAAGAACAAAAATATACTTCTTTTGCCAATGCACCAGGAACATGCGGACGTTTATAACCAGTTTCAGGAATGGGCAACAAAGACAATAAAAAAAGCAATGAACATGGCAGAAAGAAACGGCGGTGAAGTTAATATGGGCGTTATTTCTTCTGCTTTGTGGAAACTAAGGTTTGCTGCAACTGTTCCTAACGCAAGGGATTATCTTTGTGATGGCAAAGGGCCTGATGCCGTTTTATCAAACGGTAGTTGGAACAAGGTAAATAAAATTGTTGAGCTTGCGGAACAGATTAAGCAGAGAAATGAAAAAGTAATAATTTTTTCAGCTTTAAGACCTATGGTGTCTGCTATATGTAAGAAGTTAAGAGACAAAGGCATTGAGTTCATTCCCATACTATCAAACCATAAAAGCAGCCAGAGGTTTGCAAAGATTGAGGAGTTCAGTGCAAACGGACACACGGCAATTGTAACAGGGCTTAACGTTCTTAACCGGGGATTTACAATAACTGCTGCAAATAACGTGATTATTTCGGACATTGAATATACACCCGAATCTACTTTACAGGCAGAAGACAGAGCGCACAGGACAGGCCAGCAAAAAGAGGTAAACGTTTATTACCTTTTTTCAAAAGGGAGCATAGACGAGCTAATGTTTGAGCTTGTATCAAAGAAACAGGCAGCAATATCAAATGCAATAGATGGCAAAGCTGCCTATTCTAATCTTGCCGAACTTCTTGAGGGCATGAAAGGCAATATTCAGATGGAAGTTGCAAAACGGATAACTGTAAACAAGCCAGTTGAAGCTGAAAAAAATGTCATTCCGGTTGCTCTAACAATAACAACTGATTACAAAGAACCTGCAAATAACTTATGGAATGAACTATACAAGGCACAGTTAGAGATGTTAAAGAATAAAAGGGCAGAGAAACGAAAAAAAGTCCTTGAACATCTTGCACAGCCAACACTATTTGACCAGATGAATAGTTAG